The following proteins come from a genomic window of Corynebacterium crudilactis:
- a CDS encoding SRPBCC family protein, translated as MASSKDLQVSTFGYISRCPVQVYEAIADPRQLERYFATGGVSGRLETGSTVYWDFADFPGAFPVQVVSATQAKQIEIRWGQANELRSVNFEFEPFRDFTRTKLTITEGSWPLTPAGAQEALGSQMGWTGMLSALKAWLEYGVNLRDGFYKQ; from the coding sequence ATGGCTTCCAGCAAAGATCTTCAAGTTTCCACATTTGGCTACATTTCCCGCTGCCCCGTGCAGGTCTACGAAGCAATCGCAGATCCCCGACAACTAGAACGCTACTTCGCCACCGGCGGGGTATCTGGCCGACTCGAAACCGGATCGACTGTCTATTGGGACTTCGCTGATTTTCCCGGCGCGTTTCCCGTCCAAGTTGTCTCCGCTACCCAAGCCAAACAAATTGAAATCCGCTGGGGACAAGCAAATGAGCTGCGTTCCGTCAATTTCGAATTCGAACCTTTTAGAGATTTCACCCGCACAAAACTCACCATCACCGAAGGTAGCTGGCCACTCACCCCCGCGGGAGCCCAAGAGGCCCTAGGCAGCCAAATGGGATGGACCGGCATGCTCTCTGCATTAAAAGCGTGGCTGGAATACGGAGTGAACCTCCGCGACGGGTTTTATAAGCAATAG
- a CDS encoding ABC transporter substrate-binding protein: MSSISRKTGASLAATTLLAAIALAGCSSDSSSDSTDSTASEGADSRGPITFAMGKNDTDKVIPIIDRWNEAHPDEQVTLNELAGEADAQRETLVQSLQAGNSDYDVMALDVIWTADFAANQWLAPLEGDLEVDTSGLLQSTVDSATYNGTLYALPQNTNGQLLFRNTEIIPEAPANWADLVDSCTLAEEAGVDCLTTQLKQYEGLSVNTIGFIEGWGGSVLDDSGNVTVDSDDSKAGIQAMVDGFDDGTISQASLAATEEETNLAFTEGQTAYAINWPYMYTNSEEAEATAGKFEVQPLVGKDGVGVSTLGGYNNGINVNSENKATARDFIEFIINEENQTWFADNSFPPVLASIYDDASLVEQYPYLPALKESLENAAPRPVSPFYPAISKAIQDNAYAALNGNVDVDQATTDMKAAIENASS; this comes from the coding sequence ATGTCCTCGATTTCCCGCAAGACCGGCGCGTCGCTTGCAGCCACCACACTGTTGGCAGCGATCGCACTGGCCGGTTGTAGTTCAGACTCAAGCTCCGACTCCACAGATTCCACCGCCAGCGAAGGCGCAGACAGCCGCGGCCCCATCACTTTTGCGATGGGCAAAAACGACACCGACAAAGTCATTCCGATCATCGACCGCTGGAACGAAGCCCACCCCGATGAGCAGGTCACGCTCAACGAACTCGCCGGTGAAGCCGACGCACAGCGCGAAACCCTCGTGCAATCCCTGCAGGCCGGCAACTCTGACTACGACGTCATGGCGCTCGACGTCATCTGGACCGCAGACTTCGCGGCAAACCAATGGCTCGCACCACTTGAAGGCGACCTCGAGGTAGACACCTCCGGACTGCTGCAATCCACCGTGGATTCCGCAACTTACAACGGCACCCTCTACGCACTGCCTCAGAACACCAACGGCCAGCTGCTGTTCCGCAACACCGAAATCATCCCAGAAGCACCCGCAAACTGGGCTGACCTCGTTGATTCCTGCACGCTTGCTGAGGAAGCCGGCGTTGACTGCCTGACTACGCAGCTCAAGCAGTACGAAGGCCTTTCCGTTAACACCATTGGCTTCATCGAAGGCTGGGGCGGCAGCGTCCTAGACGATTCCGGCAACGTCACCGTCGACAGCGACGATTCCAAGGCCGGCATCCAGGCAATGGTCGACGGCTTCGACGACGGCACCATCTCCCAGGCATCGCTTGCAGCGACCGAGGAAGAAACCAACCTCGCCTTCACCGAAGGCCAAACCGCCTACGCCATCAACTGGCCATACATGTACACCAACTCCGAAGAAGCCGAAGCAACCGCAGGCAAATTCGAAGTACAGCCACTCGTAGGTAAAGACGGCGTCGGCGTATCCACCCTCGGTGGCTACAACAACGGCATCAACGTCAACTCCGAAAACAAGGCAACCGCCCGCGACTTCATTGAATTCATCATCAACGAAGAAAACCAGACCTGGTTCGCAGACAACTCCTTCCCACCAGTGCTCGCATCCATCTACGATGACGCATCACTGGTTGAGCAGTACCCATACCTGCCAGCACTGAAGGAATCCCTGGAAAACGCAGCACCACGCCCAGTGTCTCCTTTCTATCCAGCCATCTCCAAGGCAATCCAGGACAACGCTTACGCAGCCCTTAACGGCAACGTCGATGTTGACCAGGCAACCACCGACATGAAGGCAGCGATCGAAAACGCTTCCAGCTAG
- a CDS encoding ABC transporter ATP-binding protein has translation MATVTFDKVTIRYPGAERATVHELDLDIADGEFLVLVGPSGCGKSTTLRALAGLEGVESGSIKIDGKDVTGQEPADRDIAMVFQNYALYPHMTVAKNMGFALKLAKLPQAEIDAKVNQAAEILGLTEFLDRKPKDLSGGQRQRVAMGRALVRDPKVFLMDEPLSNLDAKLRVQTRAEVAALQRRLGTTTVYVTHDQVEAMTMGDRVAVLKDGLLQQVAPPRELYDAPVNDFVAGFIGSPSMNLFPTDGYTMGIRPEKMLVNETPEGFATIDAVVDIVEELGSESYVYATWEGHRLVARWIEGPVPSPGTPVVFSYDPAQAHRFDLNTGNRIA, from the coding sequence ATGGCAACGGTCACATTCGACAAGGTCACAATCCGATACCCCGGCGCGGAACGTGCAACAGTTCATGAGCTTGATTTAGATATCGCAGATGGCGAGTTCTTGGTACTCGTCGGCCCTTCGGGCTGCGGTAAATCCACCACGCTGCGCGCTTTGGCAGGCCTGGAGGGTGTGGAATCTGGGTCGATCAAAATTGATGGCAAAGATGTCACTGGTCAGGAGCCGGCGGATCGCGATATTGCAATGGTGTTCCAGAACTACGCGTTGTATCCGCATATGACGGTGGCGAAGAATATGGGCTTCGCGTTAAAGTTGGCGAAGCTGCCGCAGGCAGAAATTGATGCCAAGGTGAATCAGGCTGCGGAGATCCTGGGGCTCACGGAGTTTTTGGATCGCAAGCCGAAGGATTTGTCCGGTGGTCAGCGTCAGCGCGTGGCGATGGGGCGTGCGCTGGTGCGCGATCCGAAGGTGTTCCTCATGGATGAGCCTTTGTCCAACCTGGATGCGAAATTGCGCGTGCAAACTCGTGCTGAGGTCGCTGCTTTGCAGCGCCGCCTGGGCACCACGACGGTGTATGTCACCCACGACCAGGTCGAAGCGATGACCATGGGCGATCGGGTTGCAGTATTAAAGGACGGGTTGCTGCAGCAGGTAGCACCGCCCAGGGAGCTTTACGACGCCCCCGTCAACGATTTCGTTGCCGGTTTCATTGGTTCACCGTCCATGAATCTCTTCCCCACCGATGGCTACACCATGGGTATACGCCCGGAGAAGATGCTGGTCAATGAAACCCCTGAAGGTTTCGCGACCATTGATGCTGTGGTGGATATCGTCGAGGAGCTCGGCTCTGAGTCCTATGTTTATGCCACTTGGGAAGGCCATCGCCTGGTGGCTCGTTGGATCGAAGGCCCGGTGCCTTCTCCTGGCACCCCGGTGGTCTTTTCCTACGATCCTGCGCAAGCACATCGCTTTGATCTAAACACCGGCAACCGCATCGCTTAG
- a CDS encoding DUF2127 domain-containing protein: MAVIKVHDRWEQLFWIGIILKGLNGLLELIGGGLLLLVNPEHLHRWVVALTQSELNEDPNDVIASFLVHSSDSITGHAMLFSAIYLLAHGIVKVVLVGAVLKNKLWAYPWMIVVLLVFIGYQLYQIALQASVGMIALTIFDAFIVALTWREYRMKKG; encoded by the coding sequence ATGGCAGTCATTAAAGTGCATGATCGGTGGGAACAGCTCTTTTGGATTGGCATTATTCTAAAAGGGCTCAACGGTTTATTAGAACTAATCGGCGGAGGGCTGTTACTGCTTGTCAATCCTGAGCACCTACATCGGTGGGTGGTGGCACTTACCCAAAGCGAACTCAATGAGGATCCCAACGATGTCATCGCGAGTTTTTTGGTGCACAGCAGCGATTCAATAACCGGCCATGCCATGCTGTTTAGCGCTATATATCTCTTGGCACACGGCATTGTGAAAGTCGTGTTGGTTGGGGCAGTGCTCAAAAATAAGCTGTGGGCTTATCCTTGGATGATCGTGGTGCTCCTGGTATTCATCGGATATCAGCTCTACCAAATCGCACTTCAAGCCAGTGTTGGAATGATTGCGCTAACAATCTTTGACGCCTTCATCGTGGCGTTGACCTGGCGTGAGTACAGGATGAAGAAGGGTTAG
- a CDS encoding SMI1/KNR4 family protein: MTSSQASIHFAVDSLATVLKEFPETQIAILSCTFEPGSSSMQVNCFDKDGERVDTGFEAFDLVDDAVNALQSEQIDPVLSIEISLNPAGTWEAREVTSTLDQIVVHPLVFDAPWIQLPPITPAEEAEIAQLWAQGSGGYAVQAPMTADAAEKLAVYLGIPIPPQLKALLRLSDGAKFDAEVEEGTLTAGWSFLSSAEIMQRHKQWAELAANGPYTGEAFDQGIPGVVQLRLLHPGWIPFAHDHGGNCLGIDLVPGPHGIAGQIIEYGRDLVDGPVRHADSLVDYLAQRRYDWPAPYLDHVIPPGTPQPFIRAEVPEETESLRLFNLEYFAISAVHDLPLKALILRNIAAVDLSGIEFLPLQSLRLLDLKEADLAPLAGHPTLRMITVENVEKLYNVEALGALAALETVEMDSTQALDALGDIHVLKLPKGLRLVQAVDLINRVCRQSSLEITFSSGNISDF, translated from the coding sequence ATGACTTCTTCACAGGCGTCCATCCACTTTGCAGTCGACTCTCTGGCAACTGTTTTAAAAGAATTTCCTGAAACCCAAATCGCCATTTTAAGCTGCACGTTTGAACCTGGATCTAGTTCAATGCAGGTCAATTGTTTCGATAAAGATGGCGAAAGAGTTGATACTGGATTTGAGGCATTCGATCTTGTTGATGACGCAGTCAATGCCTTGCAGTCTGAGCAAATTGATCCGGTACTGAGCATCGAAATTTCTCTTAATCCTGCCGGTACTTGGGAGGCTAGGGAGGTTACTTCAACCCTTGATCAGATAGTTGTACATCCTCTAGTATTCGATGCTCCTTGGATACAGCTTCCTCCGATCACGCCAGCAGAAGAAGCTGAAATAGCACAGCTGTGGGCGCAAGGATCTGGTGGCTACGCTGTTCAAGCACCAATGACAGCTGATGCTGCGGAGAAACTAGCTGTTTATTTAGGGATTCCCATTCCTCCCCAATTGAAAGCACTGTTAAGGCTAAGCGACGGTGCGAAATTTGATGCTGAGGTGGAAGAAGGAACTCTCACAGCAGGGTGGTCCTTTCTCTCCTCTGCAGAGATTATGCAAAGGCATAAACAGTGGGCAGAACTTGCAGCTAATGGTCCTTATACTGGCGAAGCTTTTGACCAAGGAATCCCTGGTGTGGTCCAACTACGTCTTCTGCATCCTGGATGGATCCCTTTCGCGCATGATCATGGAGGAAATTGTTTGGGGATTGATCTGGTACCCGGACCACACGGTATCGCGGGTCAGATCATTGAATATGGACGCGATCTCGTTGATGGTCCAGTTAGGCATGCGGATTCTTTAGTTGATTATCTTGCGCAGCGTCGCTATGACTGGCCTGCTCCCTATCTTGATCACGTGATTCCCCCGGGGACGCCACAACCTTTTATTCGCGCAGAAGTTCCTGAAGAAACTGAATCTTTAAGATTGTTTAATCTAGAGTATTTTGCGATTTCCGCGGTGCATGATCTTCCACTTAAAGCACTGATCCTTCGCAATATTGCTGCTGTCGATCTCAGTGGAATCGAATTTCTTCCATTGCAATCGCTTCGACTTCTTGATCTCAAAGAAGCTGATTTGGCACCGCTTGCAGGGCATCCTACATTGAGAATGATCACGGTGGAAAACGTCGAAAAGCTTTATAACGTGGAGGCATTGGGCGCCCTAGCAGCTTTGGAAACCGTTGAGATGGACAGCACGCAAGCACTTGATGCTCTGGGCGACATTCATGTGCTGAAGCTTCCGAAAGGCTTGCGATTGGTGCAGGCAGTAGATCTTATTAATCGGGTGTGTCGGCAATCATCATTGGAGATCACTTTCTCCTCTGGAAACATAAGTGACTTCTAA
- a CDS encoding TIGR03089 family protein yields the protein MELLSHLFALDPATPRLTVYNETTGARLDFSAITLDNWASKVGNMLLDELDLEEGSTIAVDLPVSWQASVIVLGALAAGVEVEFTNGITTEADAVFTSLDRYKSYEEHSDVLLVSEDPFGRGIVESGGDLPQGAIDFGPTVRFYGDQFFNPTRALPEIVTSSAIPAGARILATGWSDFEGFKQQVLEPLSVGGSAVIVAGLTDQERLEHIAANEKVTHRI from the coding sequence ATGGAACTTCTTTCTCATTTGTTCGCGCTAGATCCAGCTACTCCCCGACTCACTGTCTATAACGAAACTACGGGTGCTCGTTTAGATTTCTCGGCAATTACTTTGGACAATTGGGCCTCCAAAGTAGGCAATATGTTGCTTGATGAGCTCGATCTAGAAGAAGGCTCCACCATCGCGGTTGATCTTCCTGTGAGCTGGCAAGCTTCAGTCATTGTGCTTGGCGCATTGGCTGCTGGAGTTGAGGTGGAATTTACCAACGGAATTACCACGGAAGCAGATGCGGTGTTTACTTCCCTGGATCGTTATAAGTCTTATGAGGAACATAGCGATGTGTTGCTTGTCAGCGAAGATCCTTTTGGTCGTGGCATCGTGGAAAGCGGTGGTGATTTACCTCAAGGCGCGATCGATTTTGGTCCCACGGTGCGTTTCTACGGAGATCAATTCTTCAACCCCACCCGTGCCCTTCCAGAGATTGTTACTTCTTCAGCCATTCCTGCTGGAGCACGCATCCTTGCCACTGGCTGGTCAGATTTTGAAGGCTTTAAACAACAAGTGTTGGAGCCACTTTCCGTTGGTGGTTCGGCTGTGATCGTTGCAGGTCTCACCGATCAAGAGCGCCTGGAGCACATCGCTGCTAATGAAAAGGTGACTCACCGGATCTAA
- the lcpA gene encoding cell wall biosynthesis protein LcpA, protein MTEKYRPVRDIKPAPAAMQSIKQAGHPIFRSVIAFVSVLVLLVSGLGYFAVGKVGDVANAGNLTLGGGKGVLDGQAEDGATDILLVGSDSRSDAQGNSLTEEELALLRAGDEENDNTDTIMVIRIPNDGSSATAVSIPRDTYVHDSDYGNMKINGVYGAHKDARRGELMNQGFTNESELEKRAKESGREGLIGAVSDLTGVTVDHYAEIGLLGFVLLTDAVGGVEVCLNNAVDEPLSGANFPAGRQFLGGPDALSYVRQRHDLPRGDLDRIVRQQSFMASLVNQVLSSGTLTNPSKLSALADAVTRSVIIDEGWDVMGFATQLQNLAGGNVTFGTIPVTSIDGTGDYGESVVTVDVNQVHTFFNDALGGSEPAVEAGSDEQPAEDQGPDLSEVEVHVLNASYTEGLANGIAAHLQEMGYTIAETGNAAEGLYYESQVLAGDANSKQAEAISEALGGLPIMVNSSLDANTVIVVSSGDYAGPTAESNAVTSSTVGQPGADIGAPIESPEFDAGGDGPRCVN, encoded by the coding sequence GTGACTGAAAAGTATCGCCCCGTCCGTGACATTAAGCCTGCTCCGGCAGCAATGCAATCAATTAAACAAGCAGGCCACCCAATATTTCGAAGCGTTATTGCTTTTGTTTCGGTGTTGGTGCTGTTGGTTTCCGGGCTCGGTTATTTCGCCGTGGGAAAGGTCGGCGATGTAGCAAACGCCGGTAACCTCACGCTCGGTGGTGGCAAGGGTGTTTTGGATGGCCAGGCGGAAGACGGTGCTACCGATATTTTGTTGGTGGGTTCTGATTCCCGTTCCGATGCGCAGGGTAATTCCCTGACTGAGGAAGAGTTGGCGCTGCTCCGCGCAGGCGATGAGGAAAACGATAACACCGATACCATCATGGTGATTCGAATTCCGAACGATGGTTCTTCTGCCACTGCGGTGTCTATTCCGCGTGATACTTATGTTCATGATTCCGACTACGGAAATATGAAAATCAACGGTGTCTACGGCGCGCACAAGGATGCCCGACGCGGGGAGCTCATGAATCAGGGCTTCACCAATGAATCTGAATTGGAAAAGCGTGCCAAGGAATCTGGCCGTGAGGGCCTGATTGGTGCTGTTTCTGATCTCACTGGTGTCACTGTTGATCACTATGCAGAAATTGGTCTTTTAGGGTTCGTGTTACTCACGGATGCTGTCGGTGGCGTTGAGGTCTGCCTTAATAATGCAGTGGATGAGCCGCTGTCTGGTGCAAACTTCCCGGCTGGTCGCCAATTCTTGGGTGGCCCGGATGCGTTGTCTTATGTGCGTCAGCGCCATGATCTCCCCCGTGGCGATCTTGACCGTATCGTTCGCCAGCAATCTTTCATGGCTTCTTTGGTCAACCAGGTGCTTTCTTCTGGCACACTGACTAATCCTTCAAAGCTCAGCGCACTTGCTGATGCTGTCACTCGCTCTGTCATTATCGATGAAGGTTGGGATGTCATGGGCTTTGCCACCCAGCTGCAGAATCTCGCTGGTGGCAACGTTACTTTCGGCACCATTCCAGTTACTTCTATCGACGGCACCGGCGATTATGGCGAGTCCGTGGTCACCGTCGATGTCAACCAGGTACATACCTTTTTCAATGACGCCCTCGGTGGATCTGAGCCTGCCGTGGAAGCGGGTTCCGATGAGCAACCAGCCGAGGATCAAGGTCCTGATCTCAGCGAGGTTGAGGTCCATGTCCTCAACGCTTCTTATACAGAAGGTCTAGCCAACGGCATTGCAGCACACCTCCAGGAAATGGGTTACACCATTGCGGAGACCGGCAATGCAGCCGAAGGCCTCTACTACGAGTCCCAGGTCCTTGCTGGCGATGCCAACAGCAAGCAGGCAGAAGCGATCTCTGAAGCGCTGGGCGGATTGCCGATCATGGTGAATTCTTCCCTGGATGCTAATACTGTCATCGTTGTATCCTCCGGCGATTACGCTGGCCCAACCGCCGAGTCCAATGCGGTAACGTCTAGCACTGTTGGCCAGCCGGGCGCTGATATCGGCGCACCGATCGAGAGCCCAGAGTTCGATGCCGGCGGCGACGGTCCGCGCTGCGTGAACTAA